A portion of the Magnolia sinica isolate HGM2019 chromosome 17, MsV1, whole genome shotgun sequence genome contains these proteins:
- the LOC131230381 gene encoding polcalcin Cup a 4-like, which yields MGRSFFGLNKAKKPSKYRSRKSSLDSSVSSSSSASESPGSPPSAVAIRIQDSNDLRQVFDKYDANGDGKISSSELQAMLRCLGSPGTDEEVESMMQAADLNMDGYISLEEFISVNTMETDSAKCIEDLRNAFTVFDRDNNGLISAEELHGVLRMMGEKASLSDCKRMIKGVDRNGDGAVNFEEFMQMMTKSA from the coding sequence ATGGGGAGAAGCTTCTTCGGCCTCAACAAGGCGAAGAAACCGTCGAAATACAGGAGCCGGAAATCCTCACTGGACTCCTCCGTCTCCTCCAGCAGCAGCGCCTCGGAATCGCCCGGTTCGCCACCGTCCGCTGTTGCCATCCGGATCCAAGACTCTAATGATCTGCGCCAGGTGTTCGACAAGTACGATGCGAATGGCGATGGCAAGATCTCATCGTCTGAGCTCCAGGCTATGCTCCGGTGTCTGGGAAGCCCAGGGACTGATGAAGAGGTCGAGTCAATGATGCAGGCGGCGGACCTGAACATGGACGGGTACATCAGCTTGGAAGAATTCATATCTGTGAACACAATGGAGACCGATTCGGCAAAGTGTATAGAAGACCTGAGGAATGCTTTTACCGTCTTCGACCGAGACAATAATGGGCTGATCTCTGCAGAAGAGCTCCACGGTGTTCTGCGCATGATGGGGGAGAAAGCGTCATTGTCTGACTGTAAGAGAATGATCAAAGGTGTCGATCGGAATGGCGACGGAGCTGTGAATTTTGAAGAGTTTATGCAGATGATGACAAAATCAGCCTAA